GAAATCGAAGCGAAACTGGATATTAAGGTTCGTCCATTGAGCTGGCCTATTAGTATGGGTAAAACATTCAAAGGAGTTTACAGCCTTTATGAAAAGAAATTGAAACTGTTTACAGCGAGTAAGCAGCAGTTGGATAAGGATAATGACATCAGTATCACTGATCTAAATGATCCGCAGTTAGATGAGTTGATAGGGGAGAACTATGCCAATACCTTGAGAGAGGATGTAGAGTTGGTAGATGGTGGCTACCCTGAGTTTGATTTGGAAAGCTATAGAAGCGGGAAAGTTGCTCCTGTTTTCTTTGGTAGTGCGGTGAATAATTTTGGCGTTCAGGAGTTGTTGGATTGTTTCATTGACATAGCGCCTAACCCGATGAAACGTGAGACTGAGGAGCGAGTGATCGAACCTGAAGAGAGTAAATTTTCTGGTTTCGTTTTTAAAATCCATGCAAACATGGATCCTAAGCATAGAAACAGGATTGCCTTCGTACGAGTTTGTGCTGGTACCTTTCAAAGAGGGAGTACTTATTATCATACCCGATTAGATAAGAAATTCAGGTTCTCAAATGCCACGGCCTTTATGGCGCAGAGCAAGGAGATCATCGATGAGGCATGGCCAGGTGATATCGTAGGTCTATATGATACCGGTAACTTGAAAATAGGTGACACACTGAGCGAAGGTGAAAAAGGAATGTACAAAGGGATTCCGAGTTTCTCACCAGAGATATTCAGAGAGGTGATTAATACCGATGCGATGAAGACCAAGCAGCTGGATAAAGGATTGACCCAGTTGATGGACGAAGGGGTAGCGCAGTTGTTTACTTACGAGATGGGATCCAGAAAAGTAGTGGGAACCGTGGGAGCGCTTCAGTTCGAAGTGATTCAACACAGATTGCTTCACGAATACGGTGCGTCATGTCGATTTGCTCCGATGAACTTATTCAAGGCATGTTGGTTTAGTAGTGAGGACAAAAAGAAATTGGATGAATTCATTGATTCCAAGTACCGACACATCGCTAAAGATAAGGATGGAAAACTGGTGTTTATGGCAGAATCAAAGGCATGGCTCCAAATGGTTCAGGACAATTTTCCAGATATTAATTTCCACTTTACGAGTGAATTTTAATTGAGTTATAAGTAGCCAGCTATTTTATAGGAGACTATTCCAACCCATTCCTTCAGCAGTATAGACCATAGTTGCAGGCTATAGATTTTAGGGATGAATAGATCGTCCGGACTGAAATGGATAGGGCCTCCGTAATAATCAGTGGGGAAGGTGTCTACTAGAAGGCCTGTTTTATGAAAGCAGCCTTCAGCTCTTTTCATATGAAAAGCTGAGGTAAAGAGTAGACATTGGCTATTGTTGGGAATCAAGACCGAGCTAAACGCGGCATTTTCATGCGTGTTTCTAGATTGATCTTCGATCATCACATCCTGGGGTGGCACTCCGCATAAAATGGCAAAGTCTGCCAGGGCATGACTTTCCTTCTTGCCCTCGAAAGTCAATACACCAGATCCTCCGATGATGAGGATTTTTTTGAGTTTTCCCAGTTTGTAGAGTTCGATGGCATGGACGATTCGATCAGCACCTTTATTGAAATGAATACGATCAAAAGGAGGACGATTGGG
This is a stretch of genomic DNA from Reichenbachiella ulvae. It encodes these proteins:
- a CDS encoding peptide chain release factor 3, with amino-acid sequence MTIQEEIKKRRTFGIISHPDAGKTTLTEKLLLFGGAIKTAGAVKSNKIDRHATSDFMEIEKQRGISVATSVMGFEYKDRKINLLDTPGHQDFAEDTYRTLTAVDSVVLVVDCVKGVEIQTEKLMEVCRMRNTPVMVFINKLDREGQDPYDLLDEIEAKLDIKVRPLSWPISMGKTFKGVYSLYEKKLKLFTASKQQLDKDNDISITDLNDPQLDELIGENYANTLREDVELVDGGYPEFDLESYRSGKVAPVFFGSAVNNFGVQELLDCFIDIAPNPMKRETEERVIEPEESKFSGFVFKIHANMDPKHRNRIAFVRVCAGTFQRGSTYYHTRLDKKFRFSNATAFMAQSKEIIDEAWPGDIVGLYDTGNLKIGDTLSEGEKGMYKGIPSFSPEIFREVINTDAMKTKQLDKGLTQLMDEGVAQLFTYEMGSRKVVGTVGALQFEVIQHRLLHEYGASCRFAPMNLFKACWFSSEDKKKLDEFIDSKYRHIAKDKDGKLVFMAESKAWLQMVQDNFPDINFHFTSEF
- a CDS encoding YdcF family protein, whose translation is MFFILSKLIHWLLSPLVWAILLLIASFVIRSNNTRKALRGLSLGILLFFTNPLIAKWMMNIWEVKSKEYQTIAEAYDYGIVLAGITEPNRPPFDRIHFNKGADRIVHAIELYKLGKLKKILIIGGSGVLTFEGKKESHALADFAILCGVPPQDVMIEDQSRNTHENAAFSSVLIPNNSQCLLFTSAFHMKRAEGCFHKTGLLVDTFPTDYYGGPIHFSPDDLFIPKIYSLQLWSILLKEWVGIVSYKIAGYL